Proteins from a single region of Gemmatirosa kalamazoonensis:
- a CDS encoding ADOP family duplicated permease has protein sequence MLPRWRKDVRQAVGLIARRPAAIRRDADDELASVLEERIAQFVARGMTPEDARAEAVRRMGGSVEDARDRVRRSAARRERTLGIVEWIAGLVGDLRYAARGLVREPLFSSFAVLTLALGIGANAAMFGVVDTLLLRGPAHVRDPQRVVRLYWTMRRPNGELGTMAAFDARVYANLLAESRAFAGIAMQTPASRSALLGDAVDARLVTSAMATANLMSVLGAQPALGRFFTRDEQEADVPPPVAVLGYGIWQRDFAGERTIVGRTVTLGGTPYVVVGVAPRGFTGAALDRVDVWRVLPVKTGPSARHWGRGHSAGPAIVARLRPGVMRDDAARDATDAYRRSYDGGERAFAEASIGVGPLHYGPDGTEATEASVARWLAGVSAIVLLVACANVVNLLLARGVRQRREVAVRLAIGVGRARLVRLLLANSLLLAGLGGVAGLLVAFLSATIVRRVLLPDVDWTAGPVNARVLLFSLGAAVATGVAIGLLPALRAGRADVVAALKAGARDGGGRRSGVRTTLMIAQGALAMVLLVGAGLFVRSLDRVRRLDLGVQPDRVLIVDVRWPRVPVAASDAEQAREEQRREEFARQVVDEVAAMPEVEHAAAAVGVPFNNAYAISLRVPGRDSLPRLSGGFGDPDVSAVSPDYFATVGTRLLRGRVFSMADRAGSEPVAVVSATMARVLWPGADALGQCLLIGDARTCTRVVGVVQDVRRSKIREDPLMHYYVPLGQQSALRGPDLLVRPRGEPAAVVPALRARLRAIDPTVLFIDAEPLQVRVDPQTRSWRIGAIMFSVFAALALLVAAAGTFSVVAYLVEQRRHELGVRIALGARAGQIVGPILRGVLGAVGCGVALGAGLALAGGTLAEPLLFETSAHDPLVLGSVACLLALASLLAGTVPALRARRVDPIITLRDE, from the coding sequence ATGCTGCCACGCTGGCGCAAGGACGTTCGACAGGCCGTCGGCCTCATCGCCCGCCGACCCGCCGCGATCCGCCGCGACGCCGACGACGAGCTGGCCTCGGTGCTCGAGGAACGCATCGCGCAGTTCGTCGCGCGCGGCATGACGCCCGAGGATGCGCGCGCGGAAGCCGTTCGCCGCATGGGCGGATCGGTCGAGGACGCGCGCGATCGGGTGCGCCGCTCCGCCGCACGACGCGAGCGGACGTTGGGCATCGTCGAGTGGATCGCGGGGCTCGTCGGCGACCTGCGCTACGCCGCGCGTGGGCTCGTGCGTGAGCCGCTGTTCTCGTCGTTCGCCGTGCTCACGCTCGCTCTCGGCATCGGGGCGAACGCGGCGATGTTCGGCGTCGTCGACACGCTGCTCCTGCGCGGGCCGGCGCACGTGCGCGATCCGCAGCGCGTGGTGCGGCTGTACTGGACGATGCGGCGACCGAACGGGGAGCTCGGCACCATGGCCGCGTTCGACGCGCGCGTCTACGCGAACCTCCTCGCCGAGTCGCGCGCGTTCGCGGGGATCGCCATGCAGACCCCCGCGAGCCGATCCGCGCTGCTCGGCGACGCCGTCGACGCGCGGCTCGTGACGTCCGCGATGGCGACGGCGAACCTGATGTCGGTGCTCGGCGCGCAGCCCGCGCTCGGCCGATTCTTCACGCGCGACGAGCAGGAGGCGGACGTGCCGCCGCCCGTCGCGGTGCTCGGCTACGGCATCTGGCAGCGCGACTTCGCGGGCGAGCGCACGATCGTCGGCCGGACGGTCACCCTCGGCGGTACGCCCTACGTCGTCGTCGGCGTCGCGCCGCGCGGCTTCACCGGCGCCGCGCTGGACCGCGTCGACGTCTGGCGAGTGCTGCCGGTGAAGACCGGACCCAGCGCGCGACACTGGGGACGCGGGCATTCCGCGGGGCCCGCGATCGTCGCGCGACTCCGACCCGGCGTCATGCGCGACGACGCGGCGCGCGACGCGACCGACGCGTACCGCCGCAGCTACGACGGCGGCGAGCGCGCGTTCGCCGAGGCGAGCATCGGCGTCGGGCCGCTGCACTACGGTCCCGACGGCACCGAGGCGACGGAGGCGAGCGTCGCGCGGTGGCTCGCCGGCGTATCGGCCATCGTCCTGCTCGTGGCGTGCGCCAACGTCGTGAACCTGCTGCTCGCGCGCGGCGTTAGGCAGCGGCGCGAGGTCGCGGTGCGTCTGGCCATCGGCGTCGGCCGCGCGCGATTGGTTCGCCTGCTCCTCGCGAACAGTCTCCTGCTGGCGGGGCTCGGCGGCGTGGCCGGCCTCCTCGTCGCGTTCCTCTCGGCGACGATCGTCCGTCGGGTGCTCCTCCCCGACGTCGACTGGACCGCGGGGCCGGTGAACGCGCGGGTGCTGCTGTTCTCGCTCGGCGCCGCGGTCGCCACGGGGGTCGCCATCGGTCTGCTTCCCGCGCTCCGCGCCGGACGCGCCGACGTCGTCGCGGCGCTCAAGGCGGGCGCGCGGGACGGCGGCGGGCGCCGCTCGGGTGTGCGGACCACGCTGATGATCGCGCAGGGCGCGCTGGCGATGGTCCTGCTCGTCGGCGCGGGGCTGTTCGTGCGCAGTCTCGATCGCGTGCGGCGCCTCGATCTCGGCGTCCAGCCCGATCGCGTCCTCATCGTCGACGTGCGATGGCCGCGCGTGCCCGTTGCCGCGAGCGATGCGGAGCAGGCGCGCGAGGAACAGCGGCGCGAGGAGTTCGCGCGGCAGGTCGTCGACGAGGTGGCGGCGATGCCGGAGGTGGAGCACGCGGCGGCCGCCGTCGGCGTGCCGTTCAACAACGCCTACGCGATCTCGCTGCGGGTGCCCGGCCGCGACTCGCTGCCGCGCCTCAGCGGCGGCTTCGGCGACCCCGATGTGAGCGCGGTCTCGCCGGACTACTTCGCGACGGTGGGCACGCGACTCCTGCGCGGCCGCGTGTTCTCGATGGCCGATCGCGCCGGCAGCGAGCCGGTGGCGGTCGTGAGCGCGACGATGGCGCGCGTGCTGTGGCCCGGCGCCGACGCGCTCGGCCAGTGTCTGCTGATCGGCGACGCGCGCACGTGCACGCGCGTGGTCGGCGTGGTGCAGGACGTCAGGCGGAGCAAGATCCGCGAGGATCCGCTCATGCACTACTACGTCCCACTCGGCCAGCAGTCCGCGCTGCGTGGCCCGGACCTGCTCGTGCGCCCACGCGGCGAGCCGGCGGCCGTCGTCCCGGCGCTGCGCGCGCGTCTGCGCGCGATCGACCCGACCGTCCTGTTCATCGACGCCGAGCCGCTGCAGGTGCGCGTCGATCCGCAGACGCGGAGCTGGCGGATCGGTGCGATCATGTTCTCCGTGTTCGCCGCGCTCGCTCTGCTCGTGGCGGCGGCCGGCACGTTCTCGGTGGTCGCCTACCTCGTGGAGCAGCGGCGGCACGAGCTCGGGGTGCGCATCGCGTTAGGCGCGCGCGCCGGCCAGATCGTGGGGCCGATCCTGCGGGGCGTGCTGGGCGCGGTGGGCTGCGGCGTCGCGCTCGGCGCGGGGCTGGCGCTCGCCGGCGGCACGCTCGCGGAGCCGCTGCTCTTCGAGACGAGCGCTCACGATCCTCTCGTGCTCGGCAGCGTGGCGTGCCTCCTGGCGCTGGCCTCGCTGCTCGCGGGCACGGTCCCGGCGCTGCGAGCCCGCCGCGTCGACCCCATCATCACCCTGCGCGACGAGTAG
- a CDS encoding PadR family transcriptional regulator, which translates to MPLVRGTLDVLVLKTLSWGPMHSFEIIGWLEQRSGGRLNIDDSALLQAFHRMEERGLVTSAWGYTPNNRRARYYRMTAKGRAHLDAETAKLAAYVDTLQAILTATSI; encoded by the coding sequence ATGCCGCTCGTCCGCGGGACGCTCGACGTCCTCGTGCTGAAGACACTCTCCTGGGGGCCGATGCACTCGTTCGAGATCATCGGCTGGCTCGAGCAGCGCTCGGGCGGCCGCCTCAACATCGACGACAGCGCGCTCCTGCAGGCGTTCCACCGCATGGAGGAGCGCGGCCTCGTCACCTCGGCGTGGGGCTACACGCCGAACAATCGCCGCGCGCGCTACTACCGCATGACGGCGAAGGGCCGCGCGCACCTCGACGCGGAGACCGCGAAGCTCGCGGCGTACGTCGACACGCTGCAGGCGATCCTCACCGCCACCTCCATCTGA
- a CDS encoding carboxypeptidase regulatory-like domain-containing protein, giving the protein MSRHRLLRAARTARALLYIGSLAAASAEFAIPAVASAQVGATTDILSGTVKNAQGQPLAGATVTAISVETQLTRTKTTDAKGHYVIVFPDGGGRYQLTVRAIGVQPRTLLVQRSVDEDQLITNVTMGGSSVQQLSAVTVRDNARDRGLGNANDRPTPGSQERTFNPDQLSKLPLADASDLAAIAALTPGVVGITGSDSTSNAFSVAGQRLTDNNVTLDGLSFGSGSVPQDAVRNTRVITNTYDAARGQFSGGQIASTTRRGTNLVQGSFTDQFRDPSLAFQSAEAGAFGRAYHQNTLSGGLGGPIIKNKLFVFGSFQVRGRTDPLQSLLSANAATLQRLGVSPDSVGQFLGALSRYGIAPTTSSIPGDRSNDQNQLFLRFDGRLTESHTLMLRFDGQWNDAAAQRIASLGLPSSGGSQTRNGFGVMASLTSQLTLFNGAVINEIRAYRSTADQQSDPYLSLPAGRVQILSALSDNALSTSTLQFGGNAGLPQASDNVTFESSDELSFIPAGSGHRFKLGALLNHVQNDQDFTANRLGTFTYNSLADFLANRPSQYTRTLTPQQRNGQSTNAALYAGDTWRWKPTVQLTYGVRLEGSEYGGAPALNPQVEQFFGYRTDRFPTEVHLSPRIGFSWSPRWNTTSGTPEQQGRVAGNNGGGSGGRGNGGGGGGRFGGGFGGAGGGPATTFRGGVGEFRALAPTQVFSSAQSATGLSNTESQLVCIGAAVPTPDFSAYALGTAALPTQCAGGLASSPINTARPNVTVIDPGFQAPRSWRGSLGVTQRVKERLSLSLDLNYARGVAQYGFRDANLDATPEFTLRAEGGRPVFVPAATIVPTTGAVSLFASRVHPEFGRVLVATSNLASDTKQATLGLNAFTRRGIQANLSYTFMRSRDQTSFPGGFGGFGVANTTAGDPNVSAWGRSDLERRHQIQAIVSWPAVSWLEVSAVGRLSSGSPYTPVVGGDINGDGSRNDQAFVFDPASAPDTAVANGMRRLLAAAPSAVSDCLTRSLGKVAGRASCTGPWQPSLDLSANFRPTFLNLDRRLTLTVSTQNLLGGLDQLVHGVDNLHGWGSQVRPDATLLTVRGFDPQAQAFRYTVNERFGQTRGSANAFRVPFQLSLQARLAVGPDPVRDRLRGVFGGATAANGRSALDRLASAMPSVVDSVLARKDSLALTDSQVVKLRALGDSVKQVNGPLADSLSAMLQKAGSNPDPRTLMGTAGPLLQRLRQSSTQATRAVQAILTPEQWALLPESVRNANRGRGGFGGPGGPGGEGRRPIP; this is encoded by the coding sequence GTGTCTCGTCATCGTCTGCTCCGCGCCGCGCGCACCGCGCGCGCGCTTCTCTACATCGGCAGCCTCGCCGCGGCGAGCGCCGAGTTCGCGATCCCCGCCGTCGCGTCCGCGCAGGTGGGAGCCACCACCGACATCCTCAGCGGCACCGTCAAGAACGCGCAGGGGCAGCCGCTCGCCGGCGCCACGGTGACCGCGATCTCCGTCGAGACGCAGCTGACGCGCACGAAGACGACCGACGCGAAGGGACACTACGTCATCGTGTTCCCCGACGGCGGCGGACGCTATCAGCTCACCGTGCGCGCGATCGGCGTGCAGCCGCGCACGCTCCTCGTGCAGCGCTCCGTCGACGAGGACCAGCTCATCACGAACGTGACGATGGGCGGCTCGTCGGTGCAGCAGCTCAGCGCCGTCACCGTGCGCGACAACGCGCGCGACCGCGGCCTCGGCAACGCGAACGACCGCCCGACGCCGGGGTCGCAGGAGCGCACGTTCAACCCCGACCAGCTCTCGAAGCTCCCGCTGGCCGACGCGAGCGACCTCGCCGCGATCGCCGCGCTCACGCCGGGCGTCGTCGGCATCACGGGCAGCGACTCCACGTCGAACGCGTTCAGCGTCGCCGGCCAGCGGCTCACGGACAACAACGTCACGCTCGACGGCCTCTCGTTCGGCTCGGGCTCCGTGCCGCAGGACGCGGTGCGCAACACGCGCGTCATCACGAACACGTACGACGCCGCGCGCGGCCAGTTCAGCGGCGGGCAGATCGCGAGCACGACGCGCCGCGGCACGAACCTCGTCCAGGGCTCCTTCACCGACCAGTTCCGCGATCCGTCGCTCGCGTTCCAGTCGGCCGAGGCGGGCGCGTTCGGCCGCGCGTATCATCAGAACACGCTGTCCGGCGGATTGGGCGGGCCGATCATCAAGAACAAGCTGTTCGTCTTCGGCTCGTTCCAGGTGCGCGGCCGCACCGACCCGCTCCAGTCGCTGCTCTCGGCGAACGCCGCGACGCTGCAGCGCCTCGGCGTCAGCCCCGACTCGGTCGGGCAGTTCCTCGGCGCGCTCTCGCGCTACGGCATCGCGCCGACGACGTCGAGCATCCCCGGCGACCGGAGCAACGACCAGAACCAGCTCTTCCTCCGCTTCGACGGGCGCCTCACCGAGTCGCACACGCTGATGCTGCGCTTCGACGGCCAGTGGAACGACGCCGCCGCGCAGCGCATCGCGTCGTTGGGCCTGCCGTCGTCGGGCGGGAGCCAGACGCGGAACGGGTTCGGCGTGATGGCGTCGCTCACGTCGCAGCTCACGCTGTTCAACGGCGCCGTGATCAACGAGATCCGCGCCTACCGCTCGACGGCGGACCAGCAGAGCGACCCGTACCTCTCGCTCCCCGCGGGGCGCGTGCAGATCCTGTCGGCGCTCTCCGACAACGCGCTCAGCACGTCGACGCTGCAGTTCGGCGGCAACGCGGGGCTGCCGCAGGCGAGCGACAACGTGACGTTCGAGAGCTCCGACGAGCTGTCGTTCATCCCGGCGGGGAGCGGGCACCGCTTCAAGCTCGGCGCGCTGCTGAACCACGTGCAGAACGACCAGGACTTCACGGCCAATCGGTTAGGCACGTTCACGTACAACTCGCTCGCCGACTTCCTCGCGAACCGGCCGTCGCAGTACACGCGCACGCTCACGCCGCAGCAGCGCAACGGGCAGTCGACGAACGCCGCGCTGTACGCGGGCGACACGTGGCGCTGGAAGCCGACCGTGCAGCTCACGTACGGCGTGCGGCTCGAGGGCTCGGAGTACGGCGGCGCGCCGGCGCTGAACCCGCAGGTGGAGCAGTTCTTCGGCTATCGCACCGACCGCTTCCCGACCGAGGTGCACCTGTCGCCGCGCATCGGCTTCTCGTGGTCGCCGCGGTGGAACACGACGAGCGGCACGCCCGAGCAGCAGGGACGTGTTGCCGGGAACAACGGCGGCGGGAGCGGTGGGCGCGGGAACGGCGGCGGTGGTGGCGGTCGGTTCGGCGGCGGCTTCGGCGGCGCGGGCGGCGGGCCGGCGACGACGTTCCGCGGCGGCGTGGGCGAGTTCCGCGCGCTCGCGCCGACGCAGGTGTTCTCGAGCGCGCAGAGCGCCACGGGGCTGTCGAACACCGAGTCGCAGCTCGTGTGCATCGGCGCCGCGGTGCCGACGCCCGACTTCTCGGCCTACGCGTTAGGCACCGCGGCGCTCCCCACGCAGTGCGCGGGCGGGCTCGCGTCGAGCCCCATCAACACGGCGCGCCCGAACGTCACCGTGATCGACCCGGGCTTCCAGGCGCCGCGGTCGTGGCGCGGCTCGCTCGGCGTCACGCAGCGGGTCAAGGAGCGGCTGTCGCTGTCGCTCGACCTGAACTACGCGCGCGGCGTGGCGCAGTACGGCTTCCGCGACGCGAACCTCGACGCGACGCCGGAGTTCACGCTGCGCGCCGAGGGCGGGCGGCCGGTGTTCGTCCCCGCGGCCACGATCGTGCCGACGACCGGCGCGGTGTCGCTGTTCGCGTCGCGCGTGCACCCCGAGTTCGGGCGCGTGCTCGTCGCCACGTCGAACCTCGCGAGCGACACGAAGCAGGCGACGCTCGGGCTGAACGCGTTCACGCGGCGCGGCATCCAGGCGAACCTGTCGTACACGTTCATGCGGTCGCGCGACCAGACGTCGTTCCCGGGCGGCTTCGGCGGCTTCGGCGTCGCGAACACGACGGCGGGCGACCCGAACGTGTCGGCGTGGGGACGCAGCGATCTCGAACGGCGACACCAGATCCAGGCGATCGTGTCGTGGCCCGCGGTGTCGTGGCTCGAGGTGAGCGCGGTCGGCCGGCTCAGCTCCGGCTCGCCGTACACGCCGGTCGTCGGCGGCGACATCAACGGCGACGGCTCGCGCAACGACCAGGCGTTCGTGTTCGACCCCGCGAGCGCGCCCGACACCGCCGTCGCGAACGGCATGCGCCGCCTGCTCGCCGCGGCGCCGAGCGCCGTGAGCGACTGCCTCACGCGGTCGTTAGGCAAGGTGGCCGGCCGCGCGTCGTGCACCGGTCCGTGGCAGCCGTCGCTCGACCTGTCGGCGAACTTCCGTCCGACGTTCCTCAACCTCGACCGGCGCCTCACGCTCACCGTGTCGACGCAGAACCTGCTCGGTGGCCTCGACCAGCTCGTGCACGGCGTCGACAACCTGCACGGGTGGGGCTCGCAGGTGCGCCCCGACGCGACGCTGCTCACGGTGCGCGGCTTCGACCCGCAGGCGCAGGCGTTCCGGTACACGGTGAACGAGCGGTTCGGCCAGACGCGCGGCTCGGCGAACGCGTTCCGCGTGCCGTTCCAGCTCTCGCTGCAGGCGCGGCTCGCGGTCGGCCCGGACCCGGTGCGCGACCGGCTGCGCGGCGTGTTCGGCGGCGCGACGGCGGCGAACGGCCGCTCCGCGCTCGACCGCCTCGCGTCGGCGATGCCGAGCGTCGTCGACTCCGTGCTCGCGCGCAAGGACTCGCTCGCGCTCACCGACTCACAGGTCGTGAAGCTGCGCGCGCTCGGCGACAGCGTGAAGCAGGTGAACGGCCCGCTCGCCGACTCGCTCAGCGCGATGCTGCAGAAGGCCGGCAGCAACCCCGATCCGCGCACGCTGATGGGCACCGCGGGCCCGCTGCTGCAGCGGCTGCGTCAGAGCTCGACCCAGGCGACGCGCGCGGTGCAGGCGATCCTCACGCCCGAGCAGTGGGCGCTGCTCCCCGAGTCGGTGCGCAACGCGAACCGCGGCCGCGGAGGATTCGGCGGCCCGGGTGGTCCGGGTGGGGAGGGGCGGCGTCCGATCCCGTAG
- a CDS encoding phosphopantetheine-binding protein, with amino-acid sequence MDSLERVEFVMELEREFGLDLGDRDVEALGSAPMLADVWRTLRRLQGAPVGEDDMPLAADPTWRRLARVVARCMAMPLDDVRWTDRPFGDRPQGGAGTA; translated from the coding sequence ATGGACAGCCTCGAACGTGTCGAGTTCGTGATGGAGCTCGAGCGCGAGTTCGGCCTCGACCTCGGCGATCGCGACGTCGAGGCGCTCGGCAGCGCTCCCATGCTCGCGGACGTGTGGCGGACGCTGCGCCGCCTCCAGGGCGCCCCGGTCGGCGAGGACGACATGCCGCTCGCGGCGGATCCGACGTGGCGCCGGCTCGCGCGCGTGGTGGCCCGCTGCATGGCGATGCCGCTGGACGACGTGCGCTGGACCGACCGGCCGTTCGGCGATCGGCCACAGGGTGGCGCCGGCACCGCCTAA
- a CDS encoding CopD family protein, protein MQAEPLIHWPEPIVEYVGFVAQFLALGAVGFRYAALRDRLSAAGVHADAARRAARIGLIGLAVHTVLFVIGLPEAAARAHTTASALLATNPPTAAQAVLLAIGLIGLALASAGRPAGWPAALVGVVLNTLTGVLTGAWTRLVNPVHRVVAGLWIGTLFVLLVAGIASAFRDEDSRARRGAIVADMVNGFSPLALVCGMLVVASGLTTAWRHLNPLSSLWTTPYGYALIVKLLLAAVVFALGAWNWRRVRPTLGGDDAATTIRRSARAELTAAALVLAATAIVVSLPSPRPPRPPGSVPPAGPP, encoded by the coding sequence ATGCAAGCGGAGCCGCTGATCCACTGGCCCGAGCCGATCGTCGAGTACGTCGGCTTCGTGGCGCAGTTCCTCGCCCTCGGAGCCGTGGGGTTCCGCTATGCCGCGCTGCGCGACCGACTGTCCGCCGCGGGCGTCCACGCCGACGCGGCGCGCCGCGCGGCGCGGATCGGTCTGATCGGGCTCGCCGTCCACACCGTGCTGTTCGTCATCGGCCTGCCGGAGGCCGCCGCGCGCGCGCACACGACCGCGTCGGCACTGCTCGCGACGAACCCGCCGACCGCCGCGCAGGCCGTGCTGCTCGCGATCGGGCTGATCGGGCTCGCGCTCGCCTCTGCGGGACGCCCCGCGGGCTGGCCGGCGGCGCTCGTCGGCGTGGTGCTCAACACGCTCACGGGCGTGCTGACCGGCGCCTGGACGCGGCTCGTGAACCCCGTGCACCGCGTGGTCGCCGGGCTGTGGATCGGGACGCTGTTCGTGCTCCTCGTCGCCGGCATCGCGAGCGCGTTCCGCGACGAGGATTCGCGCGCGCGGCGCGGCGCGATCGTCGCCGACATGGTGAACGGCTTCTCGCCGCTCGCGCTCGTGTGCGGGATGCTCGTCGTGGCGTCGGGGCTCACCACGGCGTGGCGGCACCTCAACCCGCTGTCGTCGCTGTGGACGACGCCGTACGGCTACGCGCTCATCGTGAAGCTGCTCCTCGCCGCCGTGGTGTTCGCGCTCGGCGCGTGGAACTGGCGGCGCGTGCGCCCTACGTTAGGCGGCGACGACGCGGCGACGACGATCCGGCGTTCGGCGCGGGCCGAGCTCACCGCCGCCGCGCTCGTCCTCGCGGCGACGGCGATCGTCGTGAGCCTTCCCTCGCCGCGGCCGCCGCGGCCGCCCGGGTCGGTGCCGCCGGCCGGTCCGCCGTGA
- a CDS encoding N5-glutamine methyltransferase family protein yields MTPVDVYPIRLGPADAFAAARDCLERGQFEERVVARRLGRETLIDFPRLAEGRTTLAGPVEDANAALVRLLIDGEPLPAARAEALCGAAGIAALRDLGVLVPDGDDPSRLVATVLLAPTHGVWIAQDTPPRRAGVEVGSTVSMARDVVFPAFTELTGQFLGTLEFAAGARVLELCAGTGVAALIAARRGAAEAWATDITERSVHFERWNAALNGFTHVRAVRSDAWDGLAGETFDRVYAHPPYVPALTHVYDYRDAGEDGEHVSRRIVQGLPEHLRPGGRCAMTCALTDRTDAPVEQRIRGWLGDAAPEFDLVLLQRRDWDALHAFRSVTRRKEGYAGVEAWLEHFHALRIERFVHCSFELRRDAVGRRPVTVRRRAGARVDAAAVDFAYRWARHVAAGGTAEARLTGQRPRVVPGTQLRTSRRADERRHWLAVGATVVTDYPVAAAVDLPPAAPKLLELCDGARDVPALHAALRRAGAVGNDVTVANVAELVELLLSVGALEVPACPVPAPPNGT; encoded by the coding sequence GTGACGCCCGTCGACGTCTATCCCATTCGGCTCGGGCCGGCGGACGCGTTCGCCGCGGCACGCGACTGTCTCGAGCGCGGCCAGTTCGAGGAGCGCGTCGTGGCGCGCCGGCTCGGCAGGGAGACGTTGATCGACTTCCCGCGGCTGGCGGAAGGCCGGACGACGCTCGCCGGACCGGTGGAGGACGCGAATGCGGCGCTCGTCCGTCTCCTGATCGACGGCGAGCCGCTGCCGGCGGCGCGCGCCGAGGCGCTGTGCGGGGCGGCGGGCATCGCGGCGCTGCGTGACCTCGGCGTGCTCGTTCCCGATGGCGACGACCCGTCGCGTCTCGTGGCGACGGTGCTGCTCGCGCCGACGCACGGCGTGTGGATCGCGCAGGACACGCCGCCGCGCCGCGCGGGCGTCGAGGTCGGGTCCACGGTTTCCATGGCGCGCGACGTCGTGTTCCCCGCGTTCACCGAGCTCACGGGCCAGTTCCTCGGCACGCTGGAGTTCGCGGCCGGCGCGCGGGTGCTCGAGCTGTGCGCCGGCACGGGCGTCGCCGCGCTGATCGCCGCGCGGCGTGGCGCGGCGGAGGCGTGGGCCACCGACATCACCGAGCGGAGCGTGCACTTCGAGCGGTGGAACGCGGCGCTGAACGGCTTCACCCACGTGCGCGCGGTGCGCAGCGACGCGTGGGACGGGCTCGCCGGCGAGACGTTCGATCGCGTGTACGCCCACCCGCCGTACGTACCGGCGCTGACCCACGTCTACGACTACCGCGACGCGGGGGAGGACGGCGAGCACGTGTCGCGGCGCATCGTGCAGGGGCTGCCGGAGCACCTGCGTCCCGGCGGACGCTGCGCGATGACCTGCGCGCTCACCGACCGCACCGACGCCCCGGTGGAGCAGCGCATCCGGGGGTGGCTCGGCGACGCGGCTCCGGAGTTCGATCTGGTGCTGCTCCAGCGGCGCGACTGGGACGCGCTGCACGCGTTCCGCAGCGTCACGCGCCGGAAGGAGGGCTACGCCGGCGTGGAGGCGTGGCTCGAGCACTTCCACGCGCTCCGCATCGAGCGGTTCGTGCACTGCTCGTTCGAGCTGCGGCGCGACGCGGTCGGGCGGCGGCCGGTCACCGTTAGGCGCCGCGCGGGCGCGCGGGTCGACGCGGCGGCGGTGGACTTCGCGTACCGGTGGGCGCGGCACGTCGCGGCCGGGGGCACGGCCGAGGCCCGCCTAACGGGACAGCGGCCGCGTGTCGTGCCGGGCACCCAGCTCCGCACGAGCCGGCGCGCCGACGAGCGCCGCCACTGGCTCGCGGTGGGTGCGACGGTCGTCACCGATTACCCGGTGGCCGCGGCGGTCGACCTGCCTCCCGCGGCGCCCAAGCTTCTCGAGCTGTGCGACGGTGCGCGCGACGTGCCCGCGCTGCACGCCGCCCTGCGCCGGGCGGGCGCGGTCGGGAACGACGTGACGGTGGCGAACGTCGCCGAGCTGGTGGAGCTGCTCCTCTCCGTCGGCGCGCTGGAGGTGCCGGCGTGTCCGGTGCCGGCGCCGCCTAACGGAACGTAG
- a CDS encoding class I SAM-dependent methyltransferase, whose product MSRETIDRSTNAAGHFDKNPEIIRQLFAPVSEALIDDAEIAPGHSVLDVATGAGEPALRIAGFVGPKGEVVGIDPVVGSIEASRRAAERLSLDNARFETARADNLPFPDNRFDAVVSRFGVMFFPSPIAGVREMLRVLKPGKKMAFAVWHFRDDNPFHNVLARIVDPILPPPELPPDAPDPFRFAAPGKLQAIVADAGAADPMERLFRFSIDVPLSPEDFWDLRMEMSDKLRERLATLQPGSFQDVKRRSIAAFQGYSSANGLSFPAEVRLVSARK is encoded by the coding sequence ATGTCGCGCGAAACCATTGATCGCTCGACCAACGCCGCCGGCCACTTCGATAAGAACCCGGAAATCATCCGACAGCTGTTCGCGCCCGTCTCGGAGGCGCTCATCGACGATGCGGAAATCGCTCCGGGACACTCCGTATTGGATGTCGCAACCGGAGCGGGAGAGCCGGCGCTTCGCATCGCGGGATTCGTGGGACCCAAGGGAGAGGTTGTCGGCATCGATCCCGTTGTGGGCTCGATCGAGGCGTCACGTCGCGCGGCGGAGCGGCTCTCGTTAGACAACGCCCGTTTCGAGACGGCCAGAGCCGACAACCTGCCTTTTCCCGACAATCGCTTCGACGCCGTCGTCAGCCGGTTCGGAGTCATGTTCTTTCCCTCTCCGATTGCCGGAGTACGCGAGATGTTGCGCGTGCTCAAGCCGGGAAAGAAGATGGCGTTCGCCGTTTGGCACTTTCGGGACGACAACCCCTTTCATAACGTCCTCGCCCGAATCGTCGACCCCATTCTACCGCCGCCTGAATTGCCGCCGGATGCGCCGGACCCGTTCCGGTTTGCCGCACCGGGAAAGCTACAAGCCATCGTTGCAGACGCGGGCGCTGCAGATCCTATGGAGCGTCTGTTCCGCTTCTCCATCGACGTACCGCTCTCTCCTGAGGATTTCTGGGATCTCCGCATGGAGATGTCCGATAAGCTCCGGGAACGTCTCGCCACGCTGCAACCGGGTAGTTTCCAGGACGTGAAGCGCCGGTCGATAGCCGCCTTTCAGGGGTATTCGAGTGCGAATGGGCTGAGTTTTCCGGCCGAGGTACGTTTAGTATCGGCACGAAAATAA